From Candidatus Eremiobacterota bacterium, one genomic window encodes:
- a CDS encoding alpha/beta fold hydrolase yields MNLNDLIPPEAMELQDRNARYREIIFHSTTATRGDLERIKKELNLAPTPKEVIHEECSLRLYRYTPVRKKLHGTPLLIVPSLILRYHILDLLKGHSLIEHLVSRGIDTYLLDWGIPGDEHGALTLDYYIDTFLRRAARKVARFTGREKISLLGQCLGGTFAAVFTSLYPEKIERLICLTTPVDFHDAGLLSLWTSKENFNIDNVVESFGNVIPPEFIHGCFQFLDVKATVERYKKLYHNVLDENFLFYYRAMDQWINDKIPFPAQVFRRFIRDLYQENLLAQGRLLINGRAANPGAITCPVQVITAAKDHVFPEKAAQALTKLVSGPVEYHKIDAGHVTLVALFPQREETYGHITTFLGNGVLRVG; encoded by the coding sequence ATGAATCTTAATGACCTGATTCCCCCGGAGGCAATGGAGCTTCAGGATCGGAATGCCCGTTACCGCGAGATAATATTCCATTCCACAACGGCTACGCGCGGAGATCTCGAGCGTATCAAGAAGGAGCTCAACCTCGCGCCGACACCCAAGGAAGTGATCCACGAAGAGTGCTCACTCCGCCTTTACCGTTATACTCCGGTGAGAAAAAAGCTCCACGGCACTCCCCTTCTCATCGTGCCGTCCCTTATCCTGCGCTACCACATTCTCGATCTCCTGAAGGGCCACAGCCTCATTGAGCACCTTGTGAGCAGAGGAATTGACACCTACCTCCTTGACTGGGGGATACCCGGAGACGAGCACGGCGCCCTCACCCTTGACTACTATATCGACACGTTCCTGCGCAGGGCGGCGCGCAAAGTGGCACGCTTCACGGGGAGGGAGAAAATAAGCCTCCTGGGGCAGTGCCTCGGGGGAACCTTCGCCGCCGTTTTCACTTCTCTCTACCCTGAAAAGATAGAGAGGCTCATATGCCTCACCACGCCCGTGGACTTCCATGACGCGGGCCTCCTCTCGCTCTGGACCAGCAAGGAAAACTTCAATATTGACAACGTCGTGGAGTCTTTCGGCAACGTGATACCCCCCGAGTTCATCCATGGCTGCTTCCAGTTTCTGGACGTGAAAGCCACGGTGGAGCGCTACAAAAAGCTCTACCACAACGTGCTCGATGAGAACTTCCTTTTTTACTACCGGGCAATGGACCAGTGGATAAACGACAAGATCCCCTTCCCCGCCCAGGTGTTCCGGCGCTTCATCAGGGATCTCTACCAGGAGAACCTGCTCGCGCAGGGAAGGCTCCTCATCAACGGGAGGGCCGCCAATCCCGGCGCAATAACCTGCCCCGTGCAGGTTATCACCGCCGCAAAAGATCACGTGTTCCCCGAGAAAGCGGCGCAAGCCCTCACGAAGCTTGTGAGCGGACCCGTGGAATACCATAAGATTGATGCAGGCCACGTGACCCTTGTTGCCCTCTTCCCCCAGCGGGAAGAGACATACGGGCACATTACCACATTTCTCGGAAACGGAGTTTTAAGAGTGGGATAG
- a CDS encoding MFS transporter, with translation MAQQSENSKAEKPDSADSSPYRYVIEVLIFLTYAAFGMTWAAAGPFLKRLMHDLGLTLSQGSFMTTSVSFAKIFGPTLAGALMARLGLRWAFMAASALICVGILAPMSPSYGLILLARFAMGIGGAMVVVYFTPVVMKWFSSRERLVINGINFVAINVGMTISLFITPYVQAALGDSWQKALIAYSLVSVVLAVAWLILGRDAEEKSQEGGSGAGEASYGYAGALRDANTWKLAFTYMGALSLYLSIVAYFPKFYGDKFGEAAGFWILHAPAVAMAMGIPASIIGIMLTQSTGLRLPFVRWAGLLLIPSVLGMFLLNSTALSLAASVMTGFCLFIWASPFFTIPQELPGMTAKKSGYLMGIFWGACYIAATFNVWLVGKIAEMNGNEFLWGFVYITIVSSSMFLGSFLLPETGPRAKPAPSLSHS, from the coding sequence ATGGCGCAGCAGTCAGAGAACAGCAAGGCAGAGAAGCCAGATTCTGCAGATTCTTCTCCTTACCGGTACGTCATCGAAGTACTTATTTTTCTCACCTATGCCGCTTTCGGCATGACATGGGCCGCTGCCGGCCCTTTCCTGAAGCGGCTGATGCATGACCTGGGCCTGACGCTGAGCCAGGGGAGCTTTATGACGACCAGCGTGAGCTTTGCCAAGATATTCGGGCCCACCCTCGCGGGGGCACTTATGGCGCGCCTGGGTCTGAGATGGGCATTCATGGCGGCTTCAGCCCTCATCTGCGTGGGAATTCTTGCCCCCATGTCTCCTTCTTACGGGCTTATACTTCTTGCCCGGTTCGCCATGGGGATAGGAGGGGCCATGGTCGTGGTCTATTTCACCCCTGTCGTGATGAAATGGTTCTCCAGCCGGGAGCGCCTTGTCATTAACGGCATCAACTTCGTGGCAATCAACGTGGGTATGACAATCTCTCTCTTTATCACACCTTATGTGCAGGCTGCCCTTGGCGATTCATGGCAGAAAGCACTTATCGCGTACAGCCTCGTGAGCGTAGTGCTTGCTGTTGCGTGGCTCATACTGGGGAGAGATGCAGAGGAAAAATCACAGGAGGGTGGAAGCGGCGCCGGGGAGGCTTCTTACGGCTATGCAGGCGCTCTCAGGGATGCCAATACGTGGAAGCTTGCCTTCACCTATATGGGAGCGCTGTCGCTCTACCTGTCGATTGTCGCTTATTTCCCCAAGTTCTATGGTGATAAGTTCGGCGAGGCTGCGGGCTTCTGGATCCTCCACGCCCCGGCAGTGGCTATGGCTATGGGAATACCTGCTTCCATCATCGGGATAATGCTCACACAGAGCACGGGCCTGCGGCTTCCCTTCGTGAGGTGGGCGGGGCTTCTGCTGATTCCCTCGGTGCTGGGAATGTTCCTGCTGAACTCCACGGCCCTGTCGCTGGCCGCCTCTGTAATGACAGGATTCTGCCTCTTCATATGGGCCTCTCCCTTCTTTACCATCCCCCAGGAGCTTCCTGGCATGACGGCAAAGAAATCGGGCTACCTGATGGGAATTTTCTGGGGAGCCTGCTATATCGCCGCTACCTTCAACGTCTGGCTCGTGGGCAAGATAGCCGAGATGAACGGCAATGAGTTCTTATGGGGATTTGTGTATATCACCATCGTGAGCAGCTCCATGTTCCTGGGTTCCTTCCTGCTCCCTGAGACCGGGCCCCGTGCAAAGCCGGCTCCTTCCCTATCCCACTCTTAA
- a CDS encoding PilZ domain-containing protein — MWQLFAKKNTTPADGAGREEPPKVQHISMILMINARSSIHREQFRMMTDNISTKAIRFASDIELSAGERVEMDMLLLVNLPRITMKGEVLWCRKNVVRGKMLYECALRITELRREDQPLLERYIERYRTGEKPVLV, encoded by the coding sequence ATGTGGCAGCTCTTTGCAAAAAAGAATACAACACCGGCTGATGGTGCGGGAAGGGAAGAACCTCCCAAGGTACAGCACATCTCGATGATCCTGATGATCAACGCGAGAAGCTCGATCCACCGGGAACAGTTCCGCATGATGACAGACAATATCAGCACGAAGGCCATCAGGTTCGCTTCGGATATTGAGCTGAGCGCGGGAGAAAGGGTCGAGATGGACATGCTCCTTCTCGTGAACCTGCCCAGGATTACGATGAAGGGAGAGGTGCTCTGGTGCAGGAAAAACGTGGTCCGCGGGAAGATGCTCTATGAGTGTGCCTTGAGGATTACGGAACTGCGCAGGGAGGACCAGCCTCTGCTGGAGCGTTACATAGAAAGGTACCGCACCGGCGAAAAACCGGTGCTTGTATAG
- a CDS encoding PAS domain S-box protein — MVSPPILVVEDDGITGRYIEKSLRNLGYNVSCVVSSGKEAISKAHEMRPALILMDIHLKGEIDGIEATKAIRGSLDIPIVYLTAYSDNSTLQRAKLTDPFGYVLKPFEEADLYTAVEMALHKHKLEKELVESRLWLTTTLKSIGDAVIATDESGYVKFMNRVAEELTGWSHREAHGKELWEVYQVFNEKNRGPLRNTVEQILIEEETTTFENGMVLRNKAGRERFIEDSTAPIRDEKGDVCGIVLVFRDITERKAMLQSLGQADELLRNVFEFFNEALIVVDPQSHLISDCNKNAESMFGYSRTELVGLQTSILHTDPESFKKFSNETVEGSHDRGLYETDFTLKRKSGEHFPAHIVAKPVYNSDGTISRGITIITDLSRNIRS; from the coding sequence ATGGTCTCTCCTCCTATTCTGGTAGTTGAAGACGATGGAATAACGGGAAGGTACATCGAAAAAAGCCTCAGGAACCTGGGATACAATGTGTCATGCGTGGTTTCCTCAGGAAAGGAAGCCATATCAAAAGCCCATGAGATGAGACCGGCCCTTATCCTGATGGACATTCATCTCAAGGGCGAGATAGACGGCATTGAGGCCACCAAAGCCATCAGGGGATCCCTTGACATCCCCATAGTGTACCTCACCGCTTATTCAGACAACTCCACCCTCCAGCGCGCCAAGCTCACCGATCCCTTCGGCTACGTGCTCAAGCCCTTTGAAGAGGCTGACCTTTATACTGCCGTGGAGATGGCCCTCCATAAGCACAAGCTCGAGAAGGAGCTCGTGGAAAGCAGACTCTGGCTCACCACCACCCTTAAAAGCATCGGCGACGCCGTAATTGCCACCGATGAGAGCGGTTATGTAAAATTCATGAACAGGGTCGCCGAGGAGCTCACAGGCTGGTCCCACAGGGAAGCCCATGGAAAAGAGCTCTGGGAGGTTTACCAGGTCTTCAACGAAAAAAACCGCGGGCCTCTCAGAAACACAGTGGAACAGATACTCATCGAGGAAGAGACCACGACTTTTGAAAACGGCATGGTGCTCAGAAACAAGGCGGGCCGGGAGAGATTCATCGAAGACTCCACGGCGCCGATAAGGGATGAAAAGGGTGACGTGTGCGGCATAGTGCTTGTCTTCAGGGACATCACCGAAAGGAAGGCGATGCTCCAGTCCCTGGGGCAGGCTGATGAGCTCTTGAGAAATGTTTTTGAGTTTTTCAACGAAGCCCTCATTGTCGTTGATCCCCAGTCGCATCTGATCTCTGACTGCAATAAGAATGCCGAGTCAATGTTCGGATATTCCCGTACTGAGCTTGTCGGGCTCCAGACCAGCATACTTCACACCGATCCCGAGAGCTTCAAAAAATTCAGCAATGAAACGGTGGAAGGCTCCCATGACAGGGGACTCTATGAGACGGACTTCACCCTCAAGAGGAAAAGCGGCGAGCATTTTCCCGCCCACATTGTGGCCAAGCCTGTTTACAACAGCGACGGGACCATCTCGCGGGGAATCACCATAATCACCGATCTCAGCAGGAATATCCGCTCCTGA
- a CDS encoding alpha/beta fold hydrolase — protein sequence MYMMDLASRFTEQARAQTWKMRDFMMLMADPPVVMPGQTPSRIIYRRHRTALRHYEPAGPQVFRTPVLIVYAMVNRPYIMDLLPGRSIIELLVKHGFDVFLLDWGTPRKCDSDKGIESYLEDYLDVMADKTLSITGTESLTIMGYCMGGTLSLIYTALHREKVKNLVLMAAPFDSSSDEALLFQWSREVPVHEISEIFGNCPGWLIGSSFLWINPLQAGDKMKSLYQNASNKAFTDLFFAMEKWLNDTVDVPGRAYTELITWCYKENLLASNSLFLGGRHADLKSITCPCLNIMAELDTSVPPSSSAGIGPALGSTDTAMLSCPVGHIGLAVSGKALKSLWPGAMRWMEERSGPLTARNHSA from the coding sequence ATGTACATGATGGATCTCGCTTCACGCTTCACAGAACAGGCTCGTGCACAGACCTGGAAGATGAGGGACTTCATGATGCTTATGGCCGATCCCCCGGTGGTGATGCCCGGCCAGACGCCGTCGCGCATCATCTACCGGAGGCACCGGACAGCCCTGCGGCACTATGAGCCAGCCGGGCCTCAAGTCTTCAGGACGCCGGTGCTCATTGTCTACGCGATGGTGAACAGGCCTTACATCATGGACCTCCTCCCGGGCCGGAGCATAATCGAGCTCCTGGTAAAGCATGGATTTGACGTGTTCCTGCTGGACTGGGGCACTCCCAGGAAGTGTGACAGCGACAAGGGAATCGAGAGCTATCTCGAGGACTATCTTGACGTGATGGCTGACAAGACACTCTCCATCACCGGAACAGAGAGCCTCACCATTATGGGCTACTGCATGGGCGGAACATTGTCGCTCATATACACGGCCCTTCACAGGGAGAAGGTGAAAAATCTCGTCCTGATGGCGGCGCCTTTTGACTCGAGCTCAGACGAGGCCCTTCTCTTTCAGTGGTCCAGGGAGGTGCCCGTTCATGAGATCAGCGAGATCTTCGGCAACTGCCCGGGCTGGCTCATAGGCTCGTCATTTCTCTGGATCAATCCCCTCCAGGCGGGCGACAAGATGAAGAGCCTCTATCAGAACGCTTCGAACAAAGCCTTTACGGACCTGTTCTTCGCAATGGAGAAGTGGCTCAATGATACTGTTGACGTGCCAGGAAGGGCATACACTGAGTTAATTACCTGGTGCTACAAGGAGAACCTCCTCGCCAGCAACAGCCTGTTCCTGGGCGGGAGGCACGCGGACCTGAAATCCATCACCTGCCCCTGCCTGAATATAATGGCGGAGCTGGACACCTCCGTGCCGCCCTCGTCGAGTGCTGGCATAGGCCCTGCGCTGGGAAGCACTGACACTGCCATGCTCTCCTGCCCGGTAGGCCATATTGGTCTTGCCGTGAGCGGCAAGGCATTGAAAAGCCTCTGGCCCGGGGCCATGAGGTGGATGGAAGAGAGGTCCGGCCCCCTGACCGCCCGAAACCATTCAGCTTAG